A stretch of Sulfurimonas autotrophica DSM 16294 DNA encodes these proteins:
- a CDS encoding hybrid sensor histidine kinase/response regulator — protein sequence MEERIAHLKAEKNVFTVSKADILNQWISYASVKEILILHKINEKDFIEKYASGVFDYFMGVIAGSRDIGDCPVMQEFLAYLKFREISADELFEICSNFRRSMIEFTYDAKVNSKEIFEDISYIFDKNFKGILKYYTDSIFQKLIDARQEALRAAQAKEYFLSNMSHEIRTPLNAILGFVNLLMDEDISNKHRNYLDIILNSGENLLSIINDILDFSKLRSGEFNIEAKVFSLHEELSHTMELFVASANSKDITITSFIDPRIPKELFGDVLRIKQIVSNFLSNAIKFTPVGGVIKVEASCHNQQLTISVNDNGVGINKEDLQNIFVAFTQARSSEHDNKEGSGLGLCISHQLAELMHGKVHVNSKVGEGSTFWLDIPVEVQNDECQIFNDISDFQKLKMVVYAKDKVLDFRHESFIKYAEIFTMDISVVDTLDCEFDICIFVHEKCSVQMKKEIINSEKKYIALMSREYDTYEQYNHIHAMCFPLYCSKIHRIFNELLNPELSLTHDKKISNKFKGHILVAEDNEANQELIKIILSKYGLTFDLAVNGQEAVALYKRNTYDLILMDEQMPVMNGTDAVAKIIKYEEAEGLSHTPISALTANVLKGNKEKDLLNGFDTFLGKPLVLKELERVFIAYLKLDSYSVTYEDKTDVSLINKKEIIGLDSKKLMKELMLNENELIMLLTLFIKKMKSTMTDLAQAIKVRDYKKIALLSHNIKGSSGNFRIELLQKNANEIEKRAKLENVDYPYEKTFQEIEKKIASIKVN from the coding sequence ATGGAAGAGCGTATTGCACATTTAAAGGCTGAAAAAAATGTATTTACTGTTTCAAAAGCAGATATACTAAACCAATGGATATCGTATGCATCTGTTAAAGAAATACTGATTTTACATAAGATAAATGAAAAAGATTTTATAGAAAAATATGCCAGCGGTGTTTTTGATTACTTTATGGGTGTTATAGCAGGCAGCAGAGATATTGGAGACTGCCCTGTTATGCAGGAGTTTTTGGCATATTTGAAGTTTCGTGAAATCAGTGCGGATGAGTTGTTTGAAATATGCAGTAACTTTCGTCGTTCTATGATAGAGTTTACCTATGATGCTAAGGTAAATTCAAAAGAGATATTTGAAGATATCTCTTATATATTTGACAAAAATTTTAAAGGTATTTTGAAATATTATACAGACAGTATTTTTCAAAAGCTTATAGATGCAAGACAAGAAGCTTTACGTGCTGCTCAAGCAAAAGAGTATTTTCTCTCCAATATGTCACATGAAATACGCACACCACTTAATGCTATTTTAGGTTTCGTTAATCTTTTAATGGATGAAGATATTTCTAACAAACATAGAAATTATTTAGATATTATATTAAACAGCGGTGAAAATTTATTGAGCATTATCAATGATATTTTGGATTTTTCAAAACTCAGAAGCGGTGAGTTTAATATTGAGGCAAAAGTTTTTTCTCTACATGAAGAATTAAGTCATACAATGGAGTTATTTGTAGCAAGTGCCAATTCTAAAGATATTACTATCACCTCATTTATAGATCCCAGGATTCCAAAAGAGTTATTTGGTGATGTGCTTAGAATCAAGCAGATAGTCTCTAATTTTTTAAGTAATGCTATTAAATTTACACCTGTTGGCGGTGTCATCAAGGTAGAAGCGAGTTGTCATAATCAGCAGCTTACAATCAGTGTAAACGATAACGGTGTAGGTATAAATAAAGAAGATTTACAAAATATATTTGTTGCTTTTACACAGGCACGCTCAAGTGAACATGACAATAAAGAGGGAAGTGGACTAGGACTTTGTATTTCACATCAGCTTGCAGAATTAATGCACGGAAAAGTACATGTAAACTCAAAAGTGGGAGAGGGGAGTACATTTTGGCTGGACATTCCGGTAGAAGTTCAAAATGATGAATGCCAGATTTTTAATGATATAAGTGATTTTCAAAAATTAAAAATGGTTGTTTATGCAAAAGATAAAGTTTTAGACTTTAGACATGAATCATTTATAAAATATGCCGAAATTTTTACGATGGACATTAGTGTTGTTGACACACTCGATTGTGAATTTGATATATGTATATTTGTGCATGAAAAGTGTAGTGTACAAATGAAAAAAGAGATTATTAATTCAGAAAAGAAATACATAGCATTGATGAGTAGAGAATATGATACATACGAACAATACAATCATATTCATGCAATGTGCTTCCCTCTGTATTGTTCTAAAATCCATAGAATATTTAATGAATTGCTTAACCCGGAATTGTCATTAACACATGATAAAAAAATATCCAATAAATTCAAAGGGCATATTTTAGTAGCCGAAGACAATGAAGCGAATCAGGAACTTATAAAAATTATTCTTAGTAAATATGGGTTAACATTTGATTTGGCTGTTAATGGGCAAGAAGCAGTTGCCCTGTATAAACGTAATACATATGATTTAATACTTATGGATGAACAGATGCCTGTTATGAACGGTACAGATGCCGTAGCAAAAATCATAAAATATGAAGAGGCAGAGGGCTTAAGTCATACACCTATTTCGGCACTGACTGCCAATGTGTTAAAGGGAAATAAAGAAAAAGATCTCCTCAATGGGTTTGACACATTCTTGGGAAAACCTTTGGTCTTAAAAGAGTTGGAACGTGTGTTTATAGCTTACTTGAAATTAGATTCATATAGCGTAACATATGAAGATAAAACTGATGTATCTTTAATAAATAAAAAAGAGATTATCGGTCTGGACTCTAAAAAACTAATGAAAGAGTTGATGTTGAATGAGAATGAACTTATTATGCTTTTGACCTTATTTATAAAAAAAATGAAAAGTACAATGACAGATCTTGCGCAAGCTATTAAAGTAAGGGATTATAAAAAAATAGCTCTTTTATCTCACAATATCAAAGGATCAAGCGGAAATTTTAGAATTGAACTTTTACAAAAAAATGCAAATGAAATTGAGAAGAGGGCAAAACTTGAGAATGTAGATTATCCTTATGAAAAAACATTCCAAGAGATAGAAAAAAAGATTGCCTCAATCAAAGTAAACTAA
- a CDS encoding peptide deformylase: MVRTIIQYPTPLSVEYATDVRIFDETLFALIEDLKDTINENNLDALSAYQIGSYYNVVIVKDDSGEFIEMINPRLISHSGTIITDEQTAYYPDKSAEIQRYDKISVVYQDRNGNDKSMQASGEFSIRIQRKIDYTFGATFVQKMSKEEKEKFEKNLENGINSENADYCPTIFHRDKILKLINMVMLLMLLPLVASFFIENKQTLQSLWMYQLYTVYGVICLNVVYFFYAQYEGKLHIACDSCQLGNIVATTVISLVKLAVIVTASYFLLHVI, from the coding sequence ATGGTACGTACTATTATTCAATACCCAACGCCTTTAAGTGTAGAGTATGCCACGGATGTAAGAATTTTTGATGAAACGTTATTTGCCTTGATAGAAGATCTCAAAGATACTATCAATGAAAATAATTTGGATGCTTTAAGTGCTTATCAAATTGGAAGTTACTATAATGTAGTTATTGTAAAAGATGATTCTGGAGAGTTTATCGAGATGATTAATCCGAGATTAATCAGTCACAGTGGTACAATTATAACAGATGAACAAACAGCATATTATCCGGATAAAAGTGCCGAGATTCAGAGATATGATAAAATAAGTGTTGTCTATCAAGACAGAAACGGCAATGACAAATCCATGCAGGCAAGTGGAGAATTTTCCATAAGAATTCAAAGGAAAATAGACTATACATTTGGGGCTACATTTGTTCAAAAAATGTCCAAAGAGGAAAAAGAAAAATTTGAAAAAAATTTGGAAAATGGTATAAACAGTGAAAATGCTGATTATTGCCCTACAATATTTCACAGAGATAAGATTTTAAAACTTATAAATATGGTCATGCTTCTTATGCTTTTGCCTTTGGTGGCATCTTTTTTTATTGAAAATAAGCAGACTTTACAAAGTTTGTGGATGTATCAACTTTATACAGTATATGGAGTGATTTGTTTAAACGTAGTTTACTTTTTTTATGCACAGTATGAAGGAAAACTGCATATTGCATGTGATAGCTGTCAGCTAGGCAATATTGTTGCAACTACCGTCATATCTTTAGTGAAGTTGGCGGTTATTGTAACTGCATCATATTTTTTGTTACATGTAATATAA
- a CDS encoding NAD(P)/FAD-dependent oxidoreductase, translated as MARLVVLGGGVAGHTTATFAAKWLGSEHEVVVVTPNAKWNWIPSNIWVGVGEMTKEDVTFDLAPVYAKAGIDYHQAKAVSLNPEGSGSSDKPFVTIEYTSADKAGQTENIEYDYIVNATGPKLNFGATPGLGEGSNLGEHTVSVCTADHAVHASEKLNEAIEKMKGGTRQKFLIGTGHGMCTCQGAAFEYIFNIEHELKKAGVRDMADMKWISNESFLGDFGMGGLHMKVGGYVVSSKLFAESLFAERSIDWLIGAHVNKVESGKVHYELLDGSMGEEEFDFSMLIPPFAGVGLKAYDKAGEDITGTVFAPNGFMKVDADYTPKPYAEWKASDWPRTYQNPTYKNMFAAGIAFAPPHFISKPMKSPNGTPINPTPPRTGMPSGIIGKAVAHSVCDLMTKGENAHLHEASMAEMGAACVASAGKGVFDGTAAAMTVYPVVPDFEKYPGTGRDTDYTFGEIGLAGHWIKHILHHLFMYKAKLNPGWTLIPE; from the coding sequence ATGGCAAGATTAGTTGTATTAGGTGGTGGTGTTGCTGGTCATACAACGGCAACATTCGCTGCAAAATGGTTAGGCTCGGAGCATGAGGTTGTAGTTGTTACGCCAAATGCAAAATGGAACTGGATTCCATCAAACATATGGGTTGGTGTCGGTGAAATGACAAAAGAAGATGTGACATTTGATTTGGCGCCTGTTTATGCAAAAGCCGGTATTGATTATCATCAGGCAAAAGCAGTCTCTTTAAATCCAGAAGGTTCTGGATCAAGTGACAAGCCTTTTGTTACTATAGAGTATACAAGCGCTGATAAAGCGGGACAAACTGAAAATATAGAGTATGATTATATTGTTAATGCAACAGGACCGAAATTAAATTTCGGAGCAACTCCAGGGTTAGGCGAAGGCTCAAATTTAGGTGAGCATACAGTTTCTGTTTGTACTGCTGACCATGCTGTGCATGCTTCAGAAAAATTAAATGAAGCAATTGAGAAAATGAAAGGCGGAACTCGTCAAAAATTTTTAATAGGTACAGGTCACGGTATGTGTACATGTCAGGGTGCTGCATTTGAGTATATTTTCAATATAGAACATGAGTTAAAAAAAGCCGGTGTTCGTGATATGGCAGATATGAAATGGATTTCAAATGAATCTTTTTTAGGTGATTTTGGTATGGGTGGACTTCATATGAAAGTTGGCGGATATGTAGTATCTTCAAAACTTTTTGCAGAGTCACTTTTTGCTGAGCGTAGTATTGACTGGTTAATAGGTGCGCATGTGAATAAAGTAGAATCTGGCAAAGTTCATTATGAATTACTTGATGGGAGTATGGGTGAAGAAGAATTTGATTTTTCAATGCTTATACCACCATTTGCTGGTGTAGGACTAAAAGCTTATGACAAAGCAGGTGAAGATATAACAGGCACTGTATTCGCTCCAAACGGTTTTATGAAAGTTGATGCTGATTATACTCCTAAACCTTATGCAGAGTGGAAAGCAAGTGACTGGCCAAGAACATACCAAAATCCTACATATAAAAATATGTTTGCTGCAGGTATTGCTTTTGCACCACCGCATTTTATTTCGAAACCGATGAAATCTCCAAATGGAACACCAATTAATCCTACACCTCCAAGAACAGGTATGCCTTCAGGTATCATCGGTAAAGCAGTTGCACATTCCGTATGTGACTTGATGACAAAAGGTGAAAATGCTCATTTACATGAGGCTTCTATGGCTGAAATGGGTGCTGCTTGTGTTGCAAGTGCTGGTAAAGGTGTCTTTGACGGTACGGCTGCTGCTATGACTGTTTATCCTGTTGTTCCAGATTTTGAGAAGTATCCTGGAACAGGTCGTGATACAGATTATACATTTGGTGAAATTGGTCTTGCGGGACATTGGATTAAACATATTTTACATCACTTGTTTATGTACAAAGCAAAACTTAACCCAGGCTGGACATTAATCCCAGAATAA
- the pepN gene encoding aminopeptidase N, producing the protein MSKAQTKYLKDYKKPAYAIKTVDLTFELFEEETIVTNSMQITKADTNEKDLKLDAVSLELLEVSLNGLKLQESRYIIEEENLTIINVPTEFEIKIKNKIYPQNNTELEGLYKSGDIFCTQNEPEGFRSITPYLDRPDIMSVFTTTVVADKKKYPILLSNGNKIKCHESFDERHGVTWHDPHPKPSYLFALVAGDLGSISDEFVTMSGNKIVLNIYCDLGNENKCHHAMRSLKEAMKWDEKKYGREYDLEIYNIVAVDSFNMGAMENKGLNIFNSAYVLADMDTATDANFMGIESVIAHEYFHNWTGNRITCRDWFQLTLKEGLTVFRDQCFSADMNSAEVQRIEDVKALRERQFVEDASPTRHPIQPESYISMNNFYTATVYEKGAEVIRMVHTFLGEKKYAKATDLYFETFDGQAVTTDDFLWAMSKGGDINLEAFKTWYHQSGTPRLKVEESFANGTYKLSLTQIIPDTLEDRKQKPYYYPLKMGLLDEEGKEVLVKTLIVSKEHETFVFENFETKPVLSINRDFSAPIIIEQKKSEYDFLMQYDTNSFTQYEATQNFALQTINKLISSDEIDKAFVQAYGYLLDLDVDLSYKALLLELPSVSAIMQLQEKIDFDVIYTAQDKLLKIIAQKFKNKLLDIYKKNHFPASMSLDAEYIAKRAIKNRVLKILFALKSDEVAQLAQKQYEESLTMTDRIVALDVLENLHVNYAEVALQDFYNKYKDETLVMNKYFAILASSSRYDVLERVEKLQRDKVYDEKVPNLVRSLVGSFARNHKYFHAKDGSGYKFLADKIIAIDKINPQMASGLCGAFKVCNKMNNHNQNLMKKELSRVISTQGLSKNSFEIIDKILK; encoded by the coding sequence ATGAGCAAAGCACAAACAAAATATTTAAAAGATTACAAGAAACCTGCGTATGCAATAAAAACGGTAGATTTAACGTTTGAGTTGTTTGAAGAAGAGACTATTGTAACAAATAGCATGCAGATAACAAAAGCAGATACGAATGAAAAAGATTTAAAGCTTGATGCGGTCAGTTTGGAGCTCTTGGAAGTCTCTTTAAACGGCTTGAAACTACAGGAGAGTCGTTATATTATAGAAGAAGAGAATCTCACTATTATAAATGTTCCGACCGAATTTGAAATAAAAATAAAAAACAAAATATACCCGCAAAATAATACAGAACTCGAAGGCTTGTATAAATCAGGTGATATTTTCTGTACACAAAATGAGCCTGAGGGCTTTAGAAGTATAACGCCTTATCTTGACCGTCCTGATATTATGAGTGTTTTTACAACGACGGTTGTCGCAGACAAGAAAAAATATCCGATTTTGCTTAGTAACGGCAATAAAATAAAGTGTCATGAGAGTTTTGATGAACGCCACGGGGTAACATGGCATGATCCGCACCCGAAACCTTCGTATCTTTTTGCTCTTGTTGCAGGTGATTTAGGCAGTATAAGTGATGAGTTTGTCACAATGAGCGGTAATAAAATCGTTTTAAATATTTACTGTGATTTAGGCAATGAAAACAAGTGCCATCATGCAATGCGTTCACTCAAAGAGGCAATGAAGTGGGATGAAAAAAAATACGGCCGCGAATATGATTTGGAAATTTACAATATTGTGGCGGTAGACAGTTTCAACATGGGAGCTATGGAAAACAAAGGGCTTAATATCTTTAACTCAGCCTATGTTTTGGCAGATATGGATACTGCAACGGATGCAAATTTTATGGGGATTGAGAGTGTAATAGCCCATGAATATTTTCATAACTGGACAGGAAACCGTATTACATGTAGAGACTGGTTCCAATTGACACTCAAAGAGGGACTGACAGTATTTCGTGACCAATGCTTTTCAGCAGATATGAATTCAGCTGAGGTGCAGCGCATAGAAGATGTAAAAGCACTCAGAGAGCGGCAGTTTGTAGAAGATGCTTCCCCAACGCGTCATCCGATTCAGCCGGAGTCTTATATATCTATGAATAATTTTTATACGGCGACTGTGTATGAAAAAGGGGCTGAAGTTATACGCATGGTGCATACGTTTTTGGGTGAGAAAAAGTATGCAAAGGCGACTGATTTGTACTTTGAAACTTTTGACGGACAGGCAGTGACGACAGATGATTTTTTATGGGCAATGAGTAAGGGCGGAGATATTAACCTTGAAGCTTTCAAGACTTGGTACCATCAAAGCGGAACGCCTCGTCTTAAAGTCGAAGAGTCTTTTGCTAACGGAACATATAAACTCTCTTTAACGCAAATAATTCCGGATACACTTGAGGATAGAAAACAAAAGCCTTATTACTATCCATTGAAAATGGGACTGCTTGATGAAGAGGGTAAAGAAGTTTTGGTAAAAACACTCATAGTTTCAAAAGAGCATGAAACATTCGTCTTTGAAAATTTTGAGACGAAACCTGTGCTCTCAATCAATCGGGATTTTTCTGCACCGATTATCATAGAGCAAAAAAAGAGTGAATATGACTTTTTGATGCAATACGATACAAACAGTTTTACGCAGTATGAAGCGACGCAAAACTTTGCATTACAGACGATAAACAAGCTGATATCTTCAGATGAAATTGACAAAGCATTTGTACAGGCTTATGGCTATTTACTGGATTTAGACGTTGATTTATCTTACAAGGCACTGCTTTTGGAATTACCTTCGGTTTCTGCAATTATGCAGCTTCAGGAAAAAATTGATTTTGATGTAATATATACGGCACAAGACAAATTACTCAAAATAATAGCCCAAAAATTCAAAAATAAACTTTTGGATATTTACAAGAAAAATCATTTCCCTGCATCAATGAGCTTAGATGCAGAATATATAGCAAAGCGGGCTATTAAAAACAGAGTGTTGAAAATTCTCTTTGCACTTAAAAGTGATGAGGTCGCACAGCTGGCTCAAAAGCAGTATGAAGAGTCTTTGACAATGACAGACAGAATTGTAGCCTTGGATGTATTGGAGAACTTACATGTAAACTATGCGGAAGTTGCATTACAAGATTTTTATAACAAATATAAAGATGAAACACTTGTTATGAATAAGTATTTTGCTATTCTGGCATCTTCAAGCAGATATGATGTGTTAGAACGTGTTGAAAAACTGCAAAGAGATAAAGTATATGATGAAAAAGTTCCAAATCTTGTGCGCTCTTTAGTCGGCTCATTCGCAAGAAACCATAAATATTTTCATGCTAAAGACGGAAGCGGGTATAAATTTTTGGCCGATAAAATCATAGCGATAGATAAAATTAATCCGCAAATGGCTTCAGGTCTCTGCGGAGCGTTTAAAGTTTGTAATAAAATGAATAATCATAATCAAAATTTGATGAAAAAAGAGCTCTCGCGTGTAATTTCTACACAGGGGCTTTCAAAAAATAGTTTTGAAATTATAGATAAAATATTAAAATAA
- a CDS encoding DEAD/DEAH box helicase — MSFEKLGIFKPLLDAINDLGYKEPTLVQTRAIPLVLGKKDVFATAQTGTGKTAAFALPILQKMRKHVESKGVRAIILSPTRELSIQIYEDITAYSKYMDIKTTILVGGKDLQKQREALKKGTEIVIATPGRLLEHIENGLSLKDVEVFVLDEADRMLDMGFTKDIRKIHPLLPKRHQTLLFSATFSDKVRKLSKLILTKPAFIETAKKNTTVDTINQVAYLVDTVRKAELLAYLIGSRNFPQVLVFTRTKVSADALSEELKKDGLKCGVIHGDRTKANRLKTLNQFKEGKIRVLVATDIASRGLDIEELPYVINYELPSIPEDYVHRVGRTGRAGREGEAISLIDIYEKYDIKDIEKLIGQKIPQETVEGFEPDPNIRRKDVDEVKLKAEHKKPDNKKVRQYNKNTTGMVSKKKRKTTKRDAK, encoded by the coding sequence ATGTCATTTGAAAAGCTGGGAATTTTTAAGCCGTTGCTTGATGCTATAAACGATTTGGGCTATAAAGAGCCAACACTTGTTCAAACAAGAGCTATTCCCTTGGTGCTGGGAAAAAAAGATGTTTTTGCTACAGCTCAAACCGGGACAGGTAAGACGGCTGCTTTTGCATTGCCGATACTGCAAAAAATGCGTAAGCATGTTGAAAGCAAAGGTGTACGTGCCATAATACTTTCTCCTACAAGAGAATTGAGTATACAAATCTATGAGGATATTACTGCGTACTCCAAGTATATGGATATAAAAACAACAATTTTAGTTGGTGGTAAAGATTTACAAAAGCAACGCGAGGCCTTGAAAAAAGGGACGGAGATTGTTATAGCCACACCGGGACGATTACTTGAACATATAGAAAATGGATTAAGCCTTAAAGATGTAGAAGTGTTTGTACTTGATGAGGCCGACAGAATGTTAGATATGGGATTTACCAAAGATATTCGAAAAATTCATCCGCTGCTGCCAAAAAGACATCAAACACTTCTTTTTTCCGCTACATTTAGTGATAAGGTACGAAAACTTTCTAAGCTTATTTTAACGAAGCCTGCATTTATCGAAACAGCGAAGAAAAATACAACAGTTGATACTATTAATCAAGTGGCATATCTTGTAGATACTGTAAGAAAAGCCGAGCTTTTGGCTTACTTGATAGGTTCAAGAAATTTTCCTCAGGTTTTGGTTTTTACCAGAACTAAAGTCAGTGCTGATGCACTGAGCGAAGAGTTGAAAAAAGACGGATTAAAATGCGGCGTGATTCACGGCGACAGAACAAAAGCAAACCGTCTTAAAACGCTTAACCAGTTTAAAGAGGGAAAAATTAGGGTTTTAGTGGCAACAGACATTGCTTCACGCGGGCTAGACATAGAAGAACTGCCGTATGTGATCAACTATGAACTACCGTCAATCCCGGAAGATTATGTGCATCGGGTAGGAAGAACAGGGCGTGCAGGACGTGAGGGTGAAGCGATTTCACTTATAGATATTTATGAAAAGTATGACATAAAAGATATAGAAAAGCTTATAGGTCAAAAAATACCGCAAGAAACTGTTGAAGGTTTTGAACCTGATCCCAATATTCGTAGAAAAGATGTGGATGAAGTCAAACTCAAAGCTGAGCATAAAAAACCTGACAATAAAAAAGTGCGTCAATATAATAAAAATACGACAGGTATGGTTTCAAAGAAAAAGAGAAAAACGACCAAACGGGATGCAAAATAA
- a CDS encoding bifunctional diguanylate cyclase/phosphodiesterase — MIQAYKNYLHKLLNSNTNEVSANELKEASILIVPMIIGPVSLIWALIYAIFGQYIPAAIPLFYALVSFLNIWCYKRNGNLLVVQKVQMFLVLFLPFFLMWSLGGFAQGSYVMIWAFFAPVASLVHDKKENSLDWLYAFIALVVLSVILDPILIKTYHHTIPPFAQEIFFFLNITAALSGIYILLKYFIRKTDISTKQKLKDKHNELMEYTQDELTKMFYTDALTGLPNRRALIEAKKEEKHFSLLLINIDTFSQINDLYGEKFGDKVLVEFSKFLLENLKKNPECKFFRLNGDEFVLLSKETNHDAIKHNVELLIHGIHQHPLHIDGQDIYLNITVGVSFEETELLLPTANMALKLAKKESKNIIFYSDEASLNEEYENNLKWIQEIKDAILEDRIVMYFQPIMDNSTNTINKYESLIRLVDRQGNIITPWHFLEIAKKAKLYKKLTKIVVKKSFDAFKDNTYEFSVNLTIEDILDKDIKSFIFNMLEEYNIGNRVIFEIVESESIEDFDEIEKFIHEVKKYGCKIAIDDFGTGYSNFEYLMKLQADFIKIDGSIIRTIVEDKRSEILTSVIVAFAKEMNIKTIGEYVETKAIQDKLVELGVNKSQGYYFDKPRAEIK; from the coding sequence ATGATTCAAGCTTATAAAAATTACTTACATAAACTGCTCAACTCCAATACCAATGAAGTAAGTGCAAATGAGTTAAAAGAAGCTTCAATTCTTATTGTACCGATGATAATCGGGCCTGTTAGCCTTATATGGGCACTTATTTATGCCATTTTTGGGCAATATATACCGGCAGCTATTCCTCTTTTTTATGCACTTGTATCTTTTTTAAACATTTGGTGCTATAAAAGAAATGGTAATCTTTTAGTAGTTCAAAAAGTACAAATGTTTTTAGTTCTCTTTCTTCCTTTTTTTCTCATGTGGTCATTAGGCGGTTTTGCGCAAGGAAGCTACGTTATGATATGGGCATTTTTTGCGCCTGTCGCTTCTCTTGTACATGATAAAAAAGAAAATTCGCTCGACTGGCTTTATGCTTTTATAGCTTTAGTCGTCTTATCTGTAATTCTGGATCCAATTCTTATAAAGACATATCACCATACCATACCACCTTTTGCGCAGGAAATTTTCTTTTTCCTCAATATAACCGCTGCACTCAGTGGCATATATATTCTACTTAAATATTTTATACGCAAAACAGATATTTCTACAAAACAAAAACTTAAAGACAAGCATAACGAATTAATGGAATACACACAAGATGAGTTAACAAAGATGTTTTACACAGATGCTTTAACGGGACTTCCAAACAGACGTGCCCTTATTGAAGCAAAAAAAGAAGAAAAACATTTCTCCTTGCTACTAATAAATATAGATACCTTTAGTCAAATCAATGACCTCTATGGAGAAAAATTTGGAGATAAAGTTCTTGTTGAGTTTAGTAAATTTTTATTAGAAAACCTTAAAAAGAATCCTGAGTGCAAATTCTTTAGACTCAACGGTGATGAATTCGTTCTTCTTTCTAAAGAAACAAACCATGATGCGATCAAACATAATGTAGAACTTCTCATTCATGGTATACACCAACATCCCTTACATATTGATGGTCAAGACATTTATTTAAATATTACAGTCGGGGTCTCTTTTGAAGAAACAGAGCTTCTTCTTCCAACAGCAAATATGGCACTTAAACTTGCCAAAAAAGAGTCAAAAAACATCATCTTTTATAGTGATGAAGCTTCCTTAAATGAAGAATATGAAAATAATTTAAAATGGATACAAGAGATAAAAGATGCTATTTTGGAAGATAGAATAGTCATGTATTTTCAACCCATTATGGATAACAGCACAAATACAATAAATAAGTATGAATCACTGATACGACTAGTGGACAGACAAGGCAATATAATTACCCCATGGCATTTCTTAGAAATCGCCAAAAAAGCAAAACTCTATAAAAAACTGACAAAAATTGTTGTTAAAAAAAGCTTTGATGCCTTTAAAGACAATACTTATGAATTTTCTGTGAATCTAACTATTGAAGATATTTTAGACAAAGACATAAAATCTTTTATTTTTAACATGTTAGAAGAATATAATATCGGCAATAGAGTCATTTTTGAAATTGTAGAGAGTGAAAGTATAGAAGATTTTGATGAAATCGAAAAGTTTATACATGAAGTAAAAAAATATGGCTGTAAAATTGCTATAGATGATTTTGGAACCGGGTATTCAAACTTTGAGTACCTTATGAAACTTCAAGCTGATTTTATAAAAATAGACGGTAGTATCATCCGCACAATTGTTGAAGATAAGCGTTCTGAAATTCTCACGTCCGTAATTGTCGCCTTTGCAAAAGAGATGAACATCAAAACCATTGGTGAATACGTCGAGACAAAAGCTATACAAGATAAACTTGTAGAATTAGGTGTCAATAAGTCACAAGGTTATTATTTTGACAAACCTAGAGCAGAAATTAAATAA
- a CDS encoding DUF2062 domain-containing protein, with translation MIRKTLKKTSKHKKLRDFIKKYKIPIEYLSTNRKMISRGVLIGLFIAFIPMPMQMAAVLLFVPFVKFNVPVALAMCWLSNPFTMPPMYYMEYLTGSFLLGIQPEPVQMTMEWFSNNLDNIFVPLYFGTAIYSIFGSLIGYFLVNYLWKLSVHEDRKKHHLDR, from the coding sequence ATGATAAGAAAAACACTCAAAAAGACTTCCAAACATAAAAAATTAAGAGACTTTATAAAAAAGTATAAAATTCCCATAGAATACCTCTCCACAAATCGTAAAATGATTTCCCGCGGTGTATTAATAGGGCTCTTTATTGCCTTTATTCCTATGCCTATGCAGATGGCAGCAGTTTTACTTTTTGTTCCCTTTGTAAAGTTTAATGTCCCTGTAGCACTTGCTATGTGCTGGCTGAGTAATCCCTTTACTATGCCGCCGATGTACTATATGGAGTATTTGACCGGTTCATTTTTACTCGGCATACAACCTGAACCAGTACAAATGACAATGGAGTGGTTTTCAAACAACTTAGACAATATTTTTGTTCCTCTCTATTTTGGAACTGCCATCTATTCAATTTTCGGTTCTCTGATTGGATACTTTTTGGTTAATTATTTATGGAAATTATCAGTACACGAAGATAGAAAAAAACACCACTTAGACAGATAG